From the genome of Bacteroidia bacterium, one region includes:
- the lpxB gene encoding lipid-A-disaccharide synthase, which yields MKYYLVAGEASGDLHASNLMRGIKKQDSNAEFRFFGGDLMVAQGGTLVKHYREMAFMGFVEVLMNLKSISKNLRLCKEDIVAYKPDVIILVDYPGFNLRIARFAKESGFKVFYYIAPKVWAWKESRVKILKNYVDQLFIIFPFEIDYFRKHSIEPIFQGNPSIDAIAFKLDKNQVFGEFIKQNNLPNKPIIALVAGSRKQEIKYNLPIMLKMVDRFPDYQFVIAGAPSLGASVYEPYFKGKTVSIVFGQTYQLFRHSTLALVTSGTATLESALLNVPEVVCYKGGFFSMLIAWIVIKVKYISLVNLIMDREVVKELKQYDLNPSRLYKEASILLPGCKQRDDMLDDFSKLRQILGGEGSSERVGARVVNLLKQ from the coding sequence ATGAAATACTACCTTGTTGCTGGTGAAGCCTCTGGCGATTTACACGCATCAAACCTAATGCGCGGAATTAAGAAGCAGGATTCGAATGCAGAATTCCGTTTCTTTGGGGGTGACCTAATGGTAGCTCAGGGAGGAACTCTGGTAAAACATTATCGTGAAATGGCATTCATGGGATTCGTTGAAGTGCTGATGAATCTCAAATCAATCTCTAAAAATCTTCGTCTTTGCAAGGAGGATATAGTTGCTTATAAACCAGATGTTATAATTTTGGTTGATTACCCCGGTTTTAACCTTCGAATTGCAAGATTTGCCAAAGAGTCAGGATTCAAAGTGTTTTATTATATAGCACCCAAGGTTTGGGCGTGGAAGGAGTCTCGGGTTAAAATATTGAAAAACTATGTTGATCAACTCTTCATCATATTCCCTTTCGAAATAGATTATTTCAGGAAACATTCAATTGAACCAATTTTTCAGGGAAACCCTTCAATTGATGCCATTGCCTTTAAGCTGGATAAGAATCAGGTATTTGGTGAGTTTATTAAACAGAATAATCTCCCAAATAAACCTATAATTGCACTGGTTGCGGGTAGCCGGAAGCAGGAGATTAAGTACAACCTGCCCATAATGCTAAAAATGGTTGATAGATTTCCCGATTATCAATTCGTTATAGCCGGAGCACCATCACTTGGGGCAAGTGTCTATGAACCATATTTTAAAGGCAAAACCGTTTCAATTGTGTTTGGGCAAACCTATCAGCTATTCAGGCATAGTACCTTGGCACTGGTAACATCTGGCACTGCCACACTGGAATCGGCATTGCTCAATGTTCCCGAAGTTGTTTGCTACAAGGGAGGGTTCTTCTCCATGCTCATTGCATGGATTGTAATTAAAGTCAAGTATATCTCGCTGGTTAACCTAATAATGGATCGCGAAGTGGTGAAGGAACTAAAGCAGTACGATCTTAACCCATCAAGACTCTACAAAGAGGCATCAATTCTACTACCTGGCTGCAAGCAGAGGGACGATATGTTAGATGATTTCTCCAAGTTAAGGCAGATTTTAGGAGGTGAGGGTTCTTCGGAACGAGTTGGGGCACGAGTGGTTAACCTTTTAAAACAATAA